The Catenulispora sp. GP43 genome has a window encoding:
- a CDS encoding DUF779 domain-containing protein, translating to MPEPAAGAAASRVAVTDTAAALMRKLYDAHGPLMFHQSGGCCDGSSPMCYLAGEFRTGASDVLLERLEVEGIAEPVTFWMGREQFERWRHTHLTVDVVPGRGAGFSLEAPEGVRFLIRSRLLTDREDEVLNR from the coding sequence ATGCCCGAGCCGGCCGCCGGCGCGGCGGCGTCGCGGGTCGCGGTCACCGACACCGCGGCGGCGCTCATGCGCAAGCTCTACGACGCCCACGGCCCCTTGATGTTCCACCAGTCGGGCGGCTGCTGCGACGGCAGCTCGCCGATGTGCTACCTGGCGGGCGAGTTCCGCACCGGGGCCTCGGATGTGTTGTTGGAACGGCTCGAGGTCGAGGGGATCGCCGAGCCCGTGACGTTCTGGATGGGCCGCGAGCAGTTCGAGCGCTGGCGGCACACGCACCTGACGGTGGACGTGGTGCCGGGGCGCGGGGCCGGGTTCTCGCTGGAGGCGCCGGAGGGGGTCAGGTTCCTGATCCGGTCGCGGTTGCTGACGGACCGGGAGGATGAGGTGCTGAACCGGTAG
- a CDS encoding aldehyde dehydrogenase family protein — MTVYIAPGQSDALMSYQPRYEHWIGGEPVAPAGGLYFENPTPITGQPFCEVARGTAADVERALDAAHAAAPAWGRTSPTERAEILNRIADRMAMNVDRLAVAESFENGKPIRETLAADIPLAIDHLRYFAGAIRAQEGALSEIDEDTVAYHFHEPLGVVAQIIPWNFPILMAIWKLAPALAAGNAVVLKPAEQTPVSVHYLMSLIADLLPPGVVNIVNGFGVEAGKPLASSGRVAKVAFTGETTTGRLIMQYASEHIKPVTLELGGKSPNIFFDDVSGARDDFYDKAQEGFAMFALNQGEVCTCPSRALIQRGHYSDFLADALTRTERMKQGNPLDSETMVGAQASNDQLEKILSYLEIGQSEGAKILIGGERVDLGGELSGGYYVQPTVFEGDNAMRVFQEEIFGPVVSVTSFDDYDDAIRIANDTLYGLGAAVWTRDGTTAYRAGRAIQAGRVWTNCYHLYPAHAAFGGYKSSGIGRENHKMMLEHYQQTKNLLVSYSAKAMGFF, encoded by the coding sequence ATGACCGTCTACATCGCGCCCGGTCAATCCGACGCCCTGATGAGCTACCAGCCCCGGTACGAGCACTGGATCGGCGGCGAGCCCGTGGCGCCGGCCGGCGGGCTGTACTTCGAGAACCCCACGCCGATCACCGGGCAGCCGTTCTGCGAGGTGGCCCGGGGCACCGCCGCGGACGTCGAGCGGGCCCTGGACGCCGCGCACGCCGCCGCGCCGGCCTGGGGGCGCACCTCGCCCACGGAGCGGGCCGAGATCCTCAACCGGATCGCCGACCGGATGGCGATGAACGTGGACCGGCTGGCGGTGGCCGAGTCGTTCGAGAACGGCAAGCCGATCCGCGAGACGCTGGCCGCCGACATCCCGCTGGCCATCGACCACCTGCGCTACTTCGCCGGGGCGATCCGGGCTCAGGAGGGGGCGCTGTCGGAGATCGACGAGGACACCGTCGCCTACCACTTCCACGAGCCGCTGGGCGTGGTGGCGCAGATCATCCCGTGGAACTTCCCGATCCTGATGGCGATCTGGAAGCTGGCCCCGGCGCTGGCCGCGGGCAACGCCGTGGTGCTCAAGCCGGCCGAGCAGACCCCGGTCTCGGTGCACTACCTGATGAGCCTGATCGCGGACCTGCTGCCGCCGGGCGTGGTGAACATCGTCAACGGCTTCGGTGTGGAGGCCGGCAAGCCGCTGGCCTCCAGCGGCCGGGTGGCCAAGGTGGCCTTCACCGGCGAGACCACCACCGGGCGGCTGATCATGCAGTACGCCTCCGAGCACATCAAGCCGGTCACCCTGGAGCTGGGCGGCAAGAGCCCGAACATCTTCTTCGACGACGTCTCCGGCGCCCGCGACGACTTCTACGACAAGGCCCAGGAGGGCTTCGCGATGTTCGCCCTGAACCAGGGCGAGGTCTGCACCTGCCCCAGCAGGGCCCTGATCCAGCGCGGCCACTACAGCGACTTCCTGGCCGACGCGCTGACCCGCACCGAGCGCATGAAGCAGGGCAACCCGCTGGACTCCGAGACGATGGTCGGCGCGCAGGCCTCCAACGACCAGCTGGAGAAGATCCTGTCCTACCTGGAGATCGGCCAGAGCGAGGGCGCGAAGATCCTGATCGGCGGCGAGCGCGTGGACCTGGGCGGCGAGCTGTCCGGCGGGTACTACGTGCAGCCGACGGTCTTCGAGGGCGACAACGCGATGCGCGTCTTCCAGGAGGAGATCTTCGGCCCGGTGGTCTCGGTGACCAGCTTCGACGACTACGACGACGCGATCCGCATCGCCAACGACACCCTGTACGGCCTCGGCGCCGCCGTGTGGACCCGGGACGGGACCACCGCCTACCGCGCCGGCCGCGCGATCCAGGCCGGCCGGGTGTGGACCAACTGCTACCACCTGTACCCGGCGCACGCGGCGTTCGGCGGGTACAAGAGCTCCGGCATCGGGCGCGAGAACCACAAGATGATGCTGGAGCACTATCAGCAGACGAAGAACCTGCTGGTGAGCTACTCGGCGAAGGCGATGGGCTTCTTCTGA
- a CDS encoding LD-carboxypeptidase, translating into MRPLLTPPALKPGDRVAVVALSGPPGRQELDLGLAALRSVGLLPEVFPSARSVGPYPYLAADDQTRAEDLARALGEPGYAAVICARGGYGVQRALEVLDWEAIGTPEPRVVVGFSDVTALIEAVRSRLGWVSVYGPMVSSVMFRSGVPSFEGLARLLLTPQRCTELVFQDTRALVPGVAEGVTVGGTASLLATSLATPFSVPARDGILFLEDVGELPYRLDRVLTQLRRTGYLDGVRGILCGTWDECGPLADVEELLADRLGGLGVPVLLGADIGHGVFMQSLPLGVRARLDTAAATLTFLDPPLRPTPGE; encoded by the coding sequence GGAGCTCGATCTGGGGCTGGCGGCGCTGCGCAGCGTGGGGCTGCTGCCGGAGGTGTTCCCGTCGGCGCGGTCGGTGGGGCCGTATCCGTATCTGGCCGCTGATGACCAGACGCGGGCCGAGGACCTGGCGCGTGCGCTGGGGGAGCCTGGCTACGCCGCGGTGATCTGCGCGCGCGGCGGGTACGGCGTGCAGCGGGCGCTGGAGGTGCTCGACTGGGAGGCGATCGGGACGCCGGAGCCGCGGGTGGTGGTCGGCTTCTCCGATGTCACGGCCCTGATCGAGGCGGTGCGCAGCCGGCTGGGGTGGGTGTCGGTGTACGGGCCGATGGTCTCCAGCGTGATGTTCCGCTCCGGCGTGCCGTCGTTCGAGGGGCTGGCGCGCCTGCTGCTGACCCCGCAGCGGTGCACCGAGCTCGTCTTCCAGGACACGCGCGCCCTGGTCCCCGGCGTCGCCGAGGGCGTCACGGTCGGCGGCACCGCGAGCCTGCTGGCCACCTCGCTGGCCACGCCGTTCTCGGTGCCGGCGCGCGACGGCATCCTGTTCCTGGAGGACGTCGGCGAGCTGCCCTACCGCCTTGACAGGGTCCTGACCCAGCTGCGGCGCACCGGGTACCTGGACGGCGTGCGCGGCATCCTGTGCGGCACCTGGGACGAGTGCGGGCCGCTGGCCGACGTCGAGGAGCTGCTCGCCGACCGGCTCGGCGGCCTCGGCGTGCCGGTGCTGCTCGGCGCCGACATCGGCCACGGTGTGTTCATGCAGTCGCTGCCGCTGGGCGTGCGGGCGCGCCTGGACACGGCGGCGGCGACGCTGACGTTCCTCGATCCGCCGCTGAGGCCGACGCCGGGGGAGTGA